The following coding sequences are from one Cyprinus carpio isolate SPL01 chromosome A24, ASM1834038v1, whole genome shotgun sequence window:
- the LOC122135444 gene encoding uncharacterized protein LOC122135444 codes for MSSPSSESSCDQPMKNLPFAITDATVTDPSMWKTLRSESPEPSGVSVKSNASMMDPPALSEATVTSEPTMWKRLRSKSPEPSGVSVKSNASMMDPPALSEATVTSDPSRREICALIRYVPSSTSHYQINIRQERTEAVLQTHTMKTTDLQRVKDQYKTSIKIKYERLFEGNKLKENESLLNRIYTQLYIIEGEREGVNEEHEVLQMEKTARTQHSQDTPIDCNDIFKASPEPECEEKDQIKTVLTKGIDAFG; via the exons ATGAGTTCTCCATCTTCTGAATCAAGCTGTGATCAACCCATGAAGAACCTACCCTTTGCTATTACTGATGCAACAGTGACTGACCCCAG CATGTGGAAGACGCTGAGATCTGAGTCTCCAGAACCCAGTGGTGTGTCTGTGAAGAGCAATGCATCTATGATGGATCCCCCTGCACTCAGTGAAGCAACAGTGACCTCTGAGCCCAC CATGTGGAAGAGGCTGAGATCAAAGTCTCCAGAACCCAGtggtgtgtctgtgaagagtaatGCATCTATGATGGATCCCCCTGCACTCAGTGAGGCGACAGTGACCTCTGACCCAAG CAGGAGGGAGATATGTGCGCTGATCAGATATGTGCCATCCTCTACATCTCACTATCAGATCAACATCAGGCAAGAAAGAACTGAAGcagtcctgcagacacacacaatgAAGACTACAGACCTACAGAGAGTCAAAGACCAGTACAAAACCAGCATAAAGATCAAATATGAGAGATTATTTGAGGGAAACAAACTCAAAGAGAATGAAAGCCTCCTGAACAggatctacacacagctctacatcatagagggagagagagaaggagtgaatgaagaacatgaggttttacagatggagaaaacagccagaacacaacactcacaagacactccaatcgattgcaatgacatctttaaagcctcaCCTGAACCAGAATGTGAGGAGAAAGACCaaatcaagactgttcttactaaaggcatt